In one window of Patescibacteria group bacterium DNA:
- the murJ gene encoding murein biosynthesis integral membrane protein MurJ, translating into MIKKLFSGQINSIMVAALLVAMSSLASRFLGVFRDRILAGEFGAGDTLDIYYAAFRIPDFIFNLLILGALSAGFIPIITGLIRDHECKKEQLIFKNPNKEVWELSSNILNILGIAMFGISLVGIIFAPWIMKVITPGFGVDKQAQVVSLTRIMFLSPLFLGISSVLGGILQSFKRFFVYSFSPIMYNLGIILGALYLVPLWGVYGLAWGVVFGSFLHMLIQLPVIFSMGFKYQAILNFKDKNIIKIGRMMGPRIMSLGISQIELLSITVIASTLPSGSLSVFNFANNLQSFPIGVFGISLAIAAFPTLSAVAFNEKKLVENFSNVFRQIMFFIIPAMVLFLTLRAQIVRVVLGSGSFDWNDTVLTFETLKFFAFSLFSQAALPLLARVFYARHNSKMPFYVGIFSAAINVGLALYFVRSGDISSLALSFSIANTLNFVLLWIMLRREVGRDLDEKRIITSILKLAVAGVFAGWSIQSAKIMIAAYVNMDKLWGVFLQGFIAGMIGLLVFAAFASLLRSEEFFYFWNAFKKRIPWRKIETGDQGEARGI; encoded by the coding sequence ATGATTAAAAAGCTTTTTTCCGGACAAATTAATAGTATTATGGTGGCAGCGCTTTTAGTGGCGATGTCTTCTTTGGCGAGTCGCTTTTTAGGTGTTTTTCGAGATCGGATTTTAGCGGGTGAGTTTGGGGCGGGCGACACTTTGGATATTTATTACGCCGCTTTTAGAATTCCGGATTTTATCTTTAATCTTTTAATTTTGGGTGCCTTGTCGGCCGGCTTTATTCCAATTATTACCGGTTTGATTCGCGATCATGAATGCAAAAAAGAGCAATTAATTTTTAAAAATCCAAATAAGGAAGTTTGGGAGTTGTCGAGTAATATATTGAATATTTTGGGAATTGCGATGTTTGGAATTTCCCTTGTCGGTATTATTTTTGCTCCCTGGATTATGAAAGTAATTACGCCGGGTTTTGGCGTGGATAAACAAGCACAGGTGGTGAGCTTGACGCGGATTATGTTCTTGTCTCCATTGTTTTTGGGTATTTCTAGCGTTTTGGGCGGTATTTTACAATCGTTCAAGCGTTTTTTTGTTTATTCCTTTTCGCCGATTATGTATAATTTGGGAATAATTTTGGGTGCCCTTTATTTAGTACCTCTGTGGGGAGTTTACGGTTTGGCCTGGGGGGTGGTGTTTGGTTCATTTTTGCACATGCTAATTCAGTTGCCAGTAATATTTAGCATGGGTTTTAAATATCAAGCGATTTTGAATTTTAAAGATAAGAATATTATTAAGATTGGCCGCATGATGGGACCGCGGATTATGAGTTTGGGAATTTCACAGATTGAATTACTGTCAATTACCGTGATTGCTTCCACGTTGCCAAGTGGCTCCTTGTCTGTTTTTAATTTTGCCAATAATTTACAGTCATTTCCGATTGGTGTCTTTGGGATTTCTTTGGCAATTGCCGCATTTCCAACTTTGTCCGCCGTGGCTTTCAATGAAAAGAAATTAGTGGAAAACTTTTCGAATGTTTTTCGACAGATTATGTTTTTTATTATTCCGGCCATGGTTTTGTTTTTGACCTTGCGGGCACAGATTGTACGCGTCGTCCTCGGTTCGGGTAGTTTTGATTGGAATGACACAGTGCTTACTTTTGAAACTTTGAAATTTTTTGCCTTTTCGCTTTTTTCTCAAGCTGCTTTACCACTTTTGGCCCGGGTTTTTTATGCGCGACATAATTCCAAAATGCCCTTTTATGTCGGCATTTTTAGTGCAGCGATTAATGTTGGCTTAGCTTTGTATTTTGTGCGCAGTGGTGATATTTCCAGCCTGGCTTTGTCATTCTCAATTGCCAATACTTTGAATTTTGTCTTGCTATGGATAATGTTACGTCGTGAAGTGGGCAGGGACTTGGATGAGAAGCGCATTATCACCTCAATTTTAAAATTAGCCGTGGCTGGGGTTTTTGCCGGTTGGTCAATTCAAAGTGCCAAAATTATGATTGCGGCTTATGTGAACATGGATAAACTATGGGGTGTTTTTTTGCAAGGTTTTATTGCGGGCATGATTGGTCTTTTGGTTTTTGCCGCCTTTGCTTCATTGTTGCGTAGCGAAGAATTCTTTTATTTTTGGAATGCTTTTAAGAAGCGAATACCGTGGCGAAAGATTGAGACTGGAGATCAGGGCGAGGCGCGTGGAATTTAA
- the mltG gene encoding endolytic transglycosylase MltG, with the protein MKYLKYLIAVIIIIPVIGVLNYKYAVKSPFNTRGENLIFVVQKGDGVRQIASNLQSAKLINSALFFNIYAKNNNLATKFQAGEYELSAKSSMGEIADILVKGKVIRKEKEVKFIEGWTTREMDAYLVKANIIQSGDLLDYSKNEIGNLKTNYDFLNDLPVNATLEGFLFPDTYKIHENAKLDTVVKKMLSNFNGKLTEDMRADIKKQGKTIYEIVTMASLIEKEVKSYDDKRMVSGIFWNRIKNGQALESCATLAYILGVNKKQYTYEDTKIDSPYNSYMNRGLPPGPISNPSINAIKAAIYPIANDYVYFLSRFDNGETVFSKTYDEHLLNKAKYLK; encoded by the coding sequence ATGAAATACCTAAAATATCTCATCGCTGTTATAATTATCATCCCGGTTATTGGTGTCTTGAATTACAAATATGCCGTTAAATCTCCTTTTAATACACGCGGCGAGAATCTGATTTTTGTTGTGCAAAAAGGTGATGGTGTCCGACAGATTGCATCCAATTTGCAAAGTGCTAAATTGATAAATTCAGCTCTGTTTTTTAATATTTACGCCAAGAATAATAATTTGGCCACAAAATTTCAAGCGGGTGAGTATGAATTGAGTGCTAAATCATCCATGGGTGAGATTGCAGATATTTTGGTGAAAGGCAAGGTGATTCGTAAAGAAAAAGAAGTAAAGTTTATTGAAGGTTGGACTACAAGAGAAATGGATGCTTATTTAGTGAAGGCGAATATTATTCAGTCTGGTGATTTATTAGACTACTCCAAAAATGAAATTGGCAATTTGAAAACTAATTATGATTTCTTGAATGATTTGCCAGTAAATGCGACACTTGAAGGTTTTTTGTTTCCCGATACCTATAAAATTCACGAAAATGCTAAGTTGGATACTGTCGTAAAAAAAATGTTGAGCAATTTTAATGGTAAATTAACGGAGGATATGCGTGCGGATATCAAGAAACAAGGCAAGACTATTTATGAAATTGTCACCATGGCTTCATTGATTGAAAAAGAGGTGAAGAGTTATGATGATAAACGCATGGTGTCGGGAATTTTTTGGAATCGAATCAAGAACGGCCAGGCTCTGGAGTCTTGTGCGACCCTGGCTTATATTCTGGGTGTGAATAAAAAACAATACACTTATGAAGATACCAAAATTGATTCTCCATATAATTCCTACATGAATCGCGGCTTACCACCGGGGCCAATCAGCAATCCGAGTATTAATGCGATTAAGGCGGCAATTTATCCGATTGCCAATGATTATGTGTACTTTTTGAGTCGTTTTGATAATGGTGAAACGGTATTCAGTAAGACCTATGATGAACATTTGCTTAATAAGGCTAAATATCTTAAATAA
- the tgt gene encoding tRNA guanosine(34) transglycosylase Tgt has product MFEIIKKSKNNQARAGILKTAHGEIPTPFFMPVATQGTVKHISGEDMRRLDASILLSNTYHLMLRPGEALIKKFGGLHQFMNWEKPILTDSGGFQVFSLAGNKSKTGKSLVQLNSDGVKFKSYIDGRKYDLTPEESLRIQMDLGVDIAVCLDECVALPAERKYVEESVALTTHWAAKTKKYLEQVKKKKKAVPLVHAVIQGGLDKELRLRSLKELIEVGFDGYNIGGLSVGETAKEMYKVLDYLTPEMPEDKPRYLMGVGYPENIVEAVKRGVDMFDCVIPTREGRHGRMFAWKKNSKKIPMGKTCATKTFYDTIAIGNAKFANDFSPINKDSKLPELRNLSRAYLHYLFKIKEPLGSRLASLNNLEFYLDLMEEIRQSLKNEK; this is encoded by the coding sequence ATGTTTGAAATAATAAAAAAATCCAAAAATAATCAAGCACGAGCAGGTATCTTGAAAACGGCACATGGTGAAATACCGACACCTTTTTTTATGCCAGTAGCGACGCAAGGGACGGTTAAGCACATTTCCGGCGAGGATATGCGCAGGTTGGACGCGTCGATTTTATTATCCAATACCTATCATTTAATGTTGCGACCTGGAGAGGCCTTGATTAAGAAATTCGGTGGCTTGCATCAATTTATGAATTGGGAAAAACCGATTTTGACGGATAGCGGTGGTTTTCAAGTTTTTTCCTTGGCGGGTAATAAAAGTAAGACCGGTAAAAGCTTGGTGCAATTAAATAGTGATGGTGTAAAATTTAAATCCTATATTGACGGCCGAAAATATGACTTGACACCGGAAGAATCTTTGCGGATTCAAATGGACTTGGGTGTGGACATTGCCGTTTGTCTTGATGAGTGCGTGGCTTTGCCGGCGGAGAGAAAATACGTCGAAGAGTCGGTGGCGTTGACCACTCATTGGGCGGCGAAGACGAAGAAATACTTGGAACAAGTTAAAAAGAAGAAAAAGGCTGTACCCTTGGTACATGCCGTCATTCAAGGTGGCCTGGACAAGGAGTTGCGTTTGCGGAGTTTGAAAGAATTGATTGAGGTTGGTTTTGATGGCTATAATATCGGCGGTTTGAGTGTGGGGGAAACGGCGAAGGAAATGTACAAGGTGCTAGATTATTTAACTCCAGAAATGCCCGAGGACAAGCCGAGATACTTGATGGGGGTTGGTTATCCAGAAAATATTGTCGAAGCCGTCAAGCGCGGTGTGGATATGTTTGACTGTGTTATCCCTACTCGCGAAGGTCGTCATGGTCGTATGTTTGCCTGGAAAAAGAATTCCAAAAAGATCCCGATGGGGAAGACGTGTGCGACCAAGACATTTTATGATACAATAGCAATTGGTAATGCGAAATTTGCTAATGATTTTTCGCCAATAAATAAAGATAGTAAATTGCCAGAGTTACGCAATCTGTCCAGGGCTTATTTGCACTATTTATTTAAAATAAAAGAACCACTAGGCAGTCGTTTGGCGAGTCTAAATAATTTGGAGTTTTATCTTGACCTTATGGAAGAGATAAGACAAAGTCTTAAAAACGAAAAATAG
- a CDS encoding response regulator has product MPKKILIIEDDANVMHSLGAQFRVGGFEVSFSDGTDFIGSLIAKIKVDKPDYIVLDLVLPNMDGFELLNRIKADEDIFITPVFVFSDMSDADVRARCHNLGADYYFLKEELNIDEFVAKVKKIIQNRSKLND; this is encoded by the coding sequence ATGCCTAAAAAGATATTGATAATTGAGGATGATGCTAATGTGATGCATAGTTTGGGGGCGCAATTTCGGGTGGGCGGATTTGAGGTTTCTTTTAGTGATGGTACGGATTTTATTGGGAGTTTGATTGCGAAGATTAAGGTTGATAAGCCTGATTATATTGTTTTGGACTTAGTGTTGCCCAATATGGATGGTTTTGAGCTTTTGAATCGGATCAAGGCGGATGAAGATATTTTTATCACACCAGTATTTGTTTTTTCTGATATGAGTGATGCAGATGTGCGGGCTCGTTGTCACAATTTAGGCGCAGATTATTATTTCTTAAAAGAGGAATTAAATATTGATGAGTTTGTAGCTAAAGTTAAAAAAATAATTCAAAATAGAAGCAAATTAAATGACTAA
- a CDS encoding glycosyltransferase family 39 protein, with protein sequence MNILKKNWHLILLTILTVLFFLTTSYFNYKTQEFQKSTGEGVDFVKWTSPDETANYVFTKYYAQENKLIIRENYNLMASDIMRPRSFRSDHGDIKPVSFLGIILVYGTIAKVFSYRVIPFLTPLFASFGLIFFYLLVRKIFSKENALMSTFILAFFPSYVYYTVRSMFHNVLFTVFLVIALYFGVMMVERFEGTKKKTILKGLFFAMLSGLFLGLSVITRTSELMWILPMVLVIWIFNIRKIGFYRPIVFLVFLLVALLPVFHFNTILYGAPLSGGYSEMNSSIQNLKDSGSQIFQTTVSGNFKNYAGIIAKVKETLFYFGIHPRQSAHMFLYYFVEMFNWLFWLGSAGILLFVAKFKKSKKRQWVFLLSLSVISFILVIYYGSWTFYDNPDPRSHTIGNSYTRYWLPMYLGMIPFFVYLLVQISRTIAKVVISKNERVGHVFFNFHISRKFFTNAMRAIVLIAIFFWSANFLLAGSEEGLVYLYEKSTRTRAEWRDLISLTENNSVLITRYHDKLVFPERKVIVGDFTDPNMVVIYAELAGKLPVYYYNFSLPPKDVEYLNTRKLVEFGIQLKVIKRLNYDFTLYKIVKTK encoded by the coding sequence ATGAATATTTTGAAAAAAAATTGGCATCTGATTTTACTGACTATTTTGACGGTATTATTTTTTTTGACGACCAGTTATTTTAATTACAAAACGCAAGAATTCCAAAAATCAACTGGCGAAGGGGTTGATTTTGTGAAGTGGACATCACCGGACGAGACGGCTAATTATGTCTTTACTAAGTATTACGCTCAAGAAAATAAATTAATAATTCGCGAAAATTATAATTTAATGGCGAGCGATATTATGCGGCCGCGTAGTTTTCGTTCTGATCATGGTGATATTAAGCCGGTCAGTTTTTTGGGAATTATTTTGGTCTATGGCACAATTGCGAAGGTATTTTCTTATCGCGTGATACCGTTTTTGACGCCACTATTCGCCTCCTTTGGTTTAATTTTTTTCTATCTATTAGTGCGCAAGATTTTTAGCAAAGAAAATGCCTTGATGTCGACTTTTATTCTGGCTTTTTTCCCATCTTATGTTTATTACACAGTTAGAAGCATGTTCCATAATGTTTTGTTTACTGTTTTTTTGGTAATTGCTTTGTATTTTGGAGTAATGATGGTGGAGCGTTTTGAGGGGACCAAGAAAAAAACGATATTGAAAGGTTTGTTTTTTGCGATGCTGTCTGGTTTATTTTTAGGGCTCAGTGTTATAACCAGAACATCAGAGTTGATGTGGATTTTGCCGATGGTGCTAGTTATTTGGATTTTTAATATCAGAAAAATCGGTTTTTATCGTCCGATAGTGTTTTTGGTGTTTTTACTTGTCGCCCTGTTGCCTGTTTTTCATTTTAATACAATATTGTATGGCGCCCCTTTGTCGGGTGGCTATTCAGAAATGAACAGTTCAATTCAAAACCTTAAAGATTCAGGATCGCAAATTTTCCAAACAACCGTGAGTGGTAATTTTAAAAATTATGCCGGTATAATTGCCAAGGTCAAGGAGACTTTATTTTATTTCGGTATCCATCCGCGCCAAAGCGCGCATATGTTTTTGTATTATTTTGTTGAAATGTTTAATTGGCTCTTTTGGTTGGGCTCAGCCGGAATTTTATTATTTGTTGCCAAGTTTAAAAAGAGCAAAAAAAGACAGTGGGTGTTTTTATTGTCCTTGTCGGTGATTTCTTTTATTTTGGTAATTTATTATGGCAGCTGGACTTTTTATGACAATCCGGATCCACGTAGTCATACAATTGGTAATTCATACACGCGCTATTGGTTGCCAATGTATTTAGGCATGATTCCGTTTTTTGTTTATTTATTAGTGCAAATAAGTCGGACAATCGCCAAAGTGGTAATTAGTAAGAATGAGCGCGTTGGACACGTTTTTTTTAATTTTCATATTTCCCGAAAATTTTTCACTAATGCGATGCGAGCAATAGTGCTCATCGCAATCTTTTTTTGGTCAGCAAATTTTTTGTTAGCTGGCTCCGAAGAGGGTCTGGTTTATTTATATGAAAAAAGTACAAGGACCAGAGCGGAGTGGCGCGATTTAATTAGCTTAACGGAAAATAATTCTGTATTAATTACTCGATATCATGATAAATTAGTATTTCCAGAGAGGAAGGTGATTGTTGGTGATTTTACTGATCCCAACATGGTGGTTATTTACGCAGAGCTAGCTGGAAAATTGCCAGTTTATTATTATAATTTTTCTCTGCCACCGAAAGATGTTGAATATTTAAATACACGCAAATTGGTAGAGTTTGGTATACAGTTAAAGGTAATTAAGAGATTAAATTATGATTTTACACTTTATAAGATTGTAAAAACTAAGTAA
- a CDS encoding DUF3160 domain-containing protein → MFDDDHNKRINPYLQGQQAQPKSLFDDGETKSQKALIVIAIIVVATIVAFLFYKYETRKNGYNPADLLQSNNAIEISKLPIEIKDEVSSSTESLITKENSSEKLTFGNFYKKQEFPYKQIDASYELPINIKSATTNYYDFSRKINLDQETIDRLNKNGFAIAKNTVAGDKRDFWNTYQKLVSLNVPIMITSDFLMYYFENNIKSIYKEIEKSVFYDNLWDINMAMYNKALVRYRTLASGNDAENNPLLESARLELSFFATGLKLLEPRNVQISGTKLIDENKFSPQEIKKYTFEIPDYLKNGTIEKEIAFINEANGEHRSPIFFYNKDYSTFRVPNAYRNNAKLYNFFLVTEWMRTEFPLYQQSAECPKCLLDYDDWKINLGAASFISDDLYKDLELKNKWAIVYKYISFFSGLRQDLTFLNYNAAFVKLFGENYNLENIFARENPNEQKDFASIQNELSNYAFSEIEGTYSRELKNRKNLGMRLLQDYFWPNDHIFDYLSGPELRKNKNNGAKLITECVTNRVVYRCNSFGLDIVNLLKPIDSGYSYFTSNTLEYSGYQERQNNIFQQIANFNTNAWNNNIYWMTLDMSRPILEQKSNTTYAKNPLWQTEKSYNTVLGSWVDIHLVGDEFVNYSNSTVIAESNLGGNSCNKYNIVEQDIEFINELISRGEMLSGLTDALDMSKNTNGVSIKLKKLTDELRKFREIEKAESEGVLVAEDDCRFIKTFVNNYSAKEGDANFFIVGQDGGSVRESNNGAKLLFVVNQDAEGKKTITAGPIFDYQESRLR, encoded by the coding sequence ATGTTTGACGATGATCACAACAAAAGAATAAATCCTTATCTCCAGGGACAGCAGGCTCAACCGAAGAGCTTATTTGATGATGGAGAAACGAAATCTCAAAAAGCACTCATTGTTATTGCTATTATAGTCGTTGCCACAATTGTGGCTTTTTTATTTTATAAATACGAAACCAGAAAGAATGGCTATAATCCAGCTGACCTCTTACAATCGAATAATGCTATAGAAATTAGTAAGTTGCCGATTGAAATTAAGGATGAAGTTAGCAGTAGTACGGAGAGTTTAATAACCAAAGAAAATTCAAGTGAGAAATTAACTTTTGGTAATTTTTATAAAAAACAAGAATTTCCTTACAAGCAGATCGACGCTTCTTATGAGTTGCCGATAAATATTAAGTCGGCTACCACCAATTACTATGACTTTTCTCGAAAGATTAATTTAGATCAAGAAACTATTGATAGGTTAAATAAAAATGGTTTTGCGATTGCAAAAAATACTGTCGCTGGCGATAAGCGCGATTTTTGGAACACTTATCAGAAATTAGTTAGTCTAAATGTGCCAATAATGATTACTAGTGATTTTTTGATGTATTATTTTGAAAATAACATTAAATCAATTTATAAAGAAATTGAAAAATCTGTTTTTTATGACAATCTTTGGGATATTAATATGGCGATGTATAACAAGGCCTTGGTGCGTTATCGAACCTTAGCTAGTGGTAATGATGCTGAAAATAACCCATTACTAGAATCGGCGAGATTGGAACTGTCTTTTTTTGCGACCGGACTGAAACTTCTTGAGCCAAGAAACGTACAGATTAGTGGCACTAAGTTGATTGATGAAAACAAGTTTAGTCCGCAGGAAATTAAAAAATATACCTTTGAGATTCCTGATTATTTAAAAAATGGTACGATTGAAAAAGAAATTGCTTTTATAAATGAAGCTAATGGTGAACACCGATCGCCGATTTTTTTCTATAATAAAGATTATTCAACATTTAGAGTTCCAAACGCCTACAGGAATAATGCAAAATTGTATAATTTCTTTTTGGTTACCGAGTGGATGAGGACCGAGTTTCCGCTTTATCAACAGTCGGCTGAATGCCCAAAGTGCCTCTTGGATTATGATGATTGGAAAATCAATCTTGGTGCGGCTAGTTTTATTTCTGATGATTTGTATAAAGATTTAGAGTTGAAGAATAAATGGGCGATTGTTTATAAGTATATTTCTTTCTTTTCCGGCCTACGCCAGGACTTAACTTTTTTAAACTATAATGCTGCGTTTGTAAAGTTGTTTGGCGAAAACTATAATCTGGAAAATATTTTTGCTAGAGAAAATCCCAATGAACAAAAAGATTTTGCAAGTATTCAAAATGAATTATCCAATTATGCCTTTTCTGAAATTGAGGGGACATACTCAAGAGAGTTAAAGAATAGGAAAAATTTAGGCATGCGACTTTTGCAGGATTATTTCTGGCCGAATGATCATATTTTTGATTATCTATCCGGACCGGAATTGAGAAAAAATAAAAATAACGGAGCAAAATTAATTACCGAATGTGTTACGAATCGAGTAGTTTATCGTTGTAATAGCTTTGGCTTAGATATTGTTAATTTATTAAAACCGATTGATAGTGGCTATTCCTATTTTACAAGCAATACCTTGGAATATTCCGGTTATCAAGAAAGGCAAAATAATATTTTTCAACAAATAGCGAATTTTAATACAAATGCATGGAATAATAATATTTATTGGATGACATTGGATATGTCTCGACCGATACTGGAGCAGAAGAGTAATACAACTTATGCCAAAAATCCTTTATGGCAAACTGAAAAGAGCTATAACACCGTCCTTGGCTCTTGGGTGGATATTCATTTGGTGGGCGACGAGTTTGTTAATTATTCGAATAGTACAGTGATTGCTGAAAGTAATCTAGGTGGTAATTCCTGCAATAAATATAATATTGTCGAACAAGATATTGAATTTATAAATGAATTGATATCAAGAGGGGAAATGCTTTCTGGGTTGACAGATGCTTTGGATATGTCAAAAAATACCAATGGTGTCTCAATTAAGTTAAAGAAGTTGACTGATGAATTGAGGAAATTCCGCGAGATAGAGAAGGCGGAATCAGAGGGGGTGCTTGTGGCAGAGGATGATTGTCGTTTTATTAAAACTTTTGTCAATAATTATTCCGCGAAAGAAGGCGATGCCAACTTCTTTATTGTTGGTCAAGATGGCGGCTCTGTAAGAGAGAGTAATAATGGCGCCAAGTTATTATTTGTTGTTAATCAAGACGCCGAAGGTAAGAAAACAATTACCGCTGGACCTATTTTTGATTATCAAGAAAGTCGTCTCAGATAA